A part of Capsicum annuum cultivar UCD-10X-F1 chromosome 6, UCD10Xv1.1, whole genome shotgun sequence genomic DNA contains:
- the LOC107855842 gene encoding glutamate receptor 2.8 produces MRSPRCHFLILLIQFVFIISNHYIIPIRCEENKKSGVEMDVGIILDLETDVAKVTHICIVLALEDYHATASRSALRIVPHLRDSKKDDVEAASAAIYLLKDVQVHAIYGPQMSTQTDFVADLGRRAKVPIISPATSPLLSVKENPFFIRGALPSSSQTKAIAAVVKNYDWSEVVVIYEDSSYGTGIVPYLTDALQEINTLISYRSVISPSANDDQILKELYNLNTKQTRVFVVHLQPYLASRLFLKAKEAGMMSSGYAWIITDVLTSLLALVDHSVIESSMQGVLGIKPYVPRSNELNNFTQRWSRRFHQEYPDMDPVELNVLGLWAYDGITALAKAVEKVGVSAIPKFKKSDTRENLTQLDALGTSELGSLLLHSMQNIKLTTGLSGDFHIVGGELQPSPYEIVNIIGKGERSVGFWTEKDGISYKLKMNGKTAKSINEQLGAIIWPGESTIAPRGWEIPTSGKSLRIGVPVNVLLDEFSKVERDSKTQTLVATGLCVDIFIEVINFMPYAVPYRLIPFQIPDRPTSQDYDDLDYKVSSKEYDAVVGDVTNLASRSKYVDFTLPFTESGISAVVPVKDDDRKNAWIFLKPLKGELWITTGAFFIFIGFVVWVLEHRANEEFRGPKHKQVGMIFWFSFSTLVFAHKEKVTSNLTRFVLIVWVFVVLVLTSSYTASLTSMLTVQQLQPTIKDLNDLIKNGEYVGYQKGSFVKAFLNRMKFDSSKLRSYSTLEEYNDALSRGSKNGGVGAIIDELPYLRLFLKKYCKKYIMVGPTFKTAGFGLVFPKGSPLVPDFSRAVLKVKEGGEFTKNGIQKYSGNETDCPQNDGTSDSLRVDSFKGLFLIAGVSAVSALLVFFLIFLYQNRGILATDDSIGQKLSAIAKAFNEEKDNSNSKSEKPSERNEESQMTTVVFTASEGSTEALPDLPSQSPEIRISNGLGASPSDEGFSTTEPTTSVHESII; encoded by the exons ATGAGAAGTCCAAGATGCCACTTCCTAATACTTTTGATTCAATTTGTATTCATTATAAGCAACCACTACATAATACCAATAAGAtgtgaggaaaataaaaagagTGGTGTAGAGATGGATGTGGGCATAATTCTTGATCTGGAAACAGATGTGGCAAAGGTAACGCACATATGTATCGTACTAGCACTTGAAGATTACCATGCCACTGCTAGTCGCAGCGCCCTTAGGATAGTCCCTCACTTGAGGGATTCCAAGAAAGATGATGTTGAAGCAGCATCCGCTG CCATATACTTGCTAAAGGATGTCCAAGTACATGCTATCTATGGGCCACAGATGTCTACACAAACTGATTTTGTGGCTGACTTGGGGAGAAGAGCAAAAGTCCCAATCATTTCTCCAGCAACAAGTCCTTTACTTTCAGTCAAGGAAAACCCGTTCTTCATTAGAGGAGCACTTCCTTCTTCCAGTCAGACTAAGGCCATTGCAGCAGTTGTTAAAAACTATGATTGGAGCGAGGTTGTAGTAATTTATGAGGATAGCTCCTATGGAACGGGGATAGTTCCATATCTGACTGATGCCTTGCAAGAAATCAATACTTTAATCTCCTATAGAAGTGTCATTTCTCCTTCAGCCAATGATGATCAAATCCTCAAGGAGTTATACAATTTGAATACAAAGCAGACCAGGGTGTTTGTAGTGCACTTGCAACCATATCTTGCCTCACGGCTTTTCCTCAAGGCCAAGGAAGCCGGGATGATGAGCAGTGGATATGCATGGATCATCACAGATGTGCTAACGAGTCTTCTAGCCTTGGTAGATCATTCAGTGATTGAGTCATCAATGCAAGGTGTTCTGGGTATAAAGCCTTATGTTCCGAGATCAAATGAGCTTAACAATTTCACGCAAAGATGGAGTAGGAGATTTCATCAAGAGTATCCAGATATGGACCCAGTTGAACTCAATGTTCTCGGACTATGGGCGTATGATGGCATCACAGCATTAGCCAAAGCAGTAGAGAAGGTGGGTGTCAGTGCCATCCCAAAATTCAAGAAATCAGACACTAGAGAGAACTTAACGCAGTTAGATGCGCTTGGAACCTCGGAATTGGGATCTTTACTCCTTCACTCTATGCAAAACATAAAACTAACAACAGGCCTAAGTGGTGATTTCCACATCGTTGGCGGAGAATTGCAGCCATCCCCATATGAGATTGTGAATATAATTGGGAAAGGAGAGAGAAGTGTTGGATTCTGGACAGAGAAAGATGGAATTTCGTATAAACTAAAGATGAATGGTAAAACAGCTAAGAGCATTAATGAGCAACTAGGGGCCATCATTTGGCCCGGTGAATCTACGATAGCTCCGAGAGGCTGGGAAATACCCACAAGTGGAAAAAGTTTAAGGATTGGAGTTCCTGTCAATGTATTGTTGGACGAATTCAGTAAAGTGGAAAGAGATTCAAAAACACAAACACTAGTTGCAACTGGTTTATGTGTAGATATCTTTATAGAAGTCATCAATTTTATGCCGTACGCGGTCCCCTATAGACTTATTCCATTTCAAATACCAGATAGGCCCACTTCTCAAGATTACGATGATCTTGATTACAAAGTCTCTTCTAAG GAATATGATGCAGTTGTAGGTGATGTGACCAATTTAGCGAGCCGATCCAAGTATGTGGATTTCACATTACCTTTTACGGAGTCAGGTATTTCTGCAGTTGTACCAGTAAAGGATGATGACAGGAAGAATGCTTGGATTTTCTTGAAACCTCTAAAGGGCGAGCTTTGGATAACAACTGGAGCATTTTTCATCTTCATTGGTTTTGTGGTTTGGGTACTCGAACATCGTGCAAACGAAGAGTTTCGAGGACCCAAACACAAGCAAGTTGGGATGATATTCTGGTTTTCCTTCTCAACTCTTGTTTTTGCTCATA AAGAGAAGGTAACAAGTAACTTGACAAGATTTGTGCTAATTGTGTGGGTTTTCGTGGTCCTGGTGCTGACATCAAGTTATACAGCCAGCTTAACATCTATGTTGACAGTGCAACAGCTTCAACCTACTATAAAAGACCTCAATGATCTCATTAAGAATGGAGAATATGTTGGGTATCAAAAAGGTTCGTTTGTCAAAGCCTTCTTGAACCGCATGAAATTTGATAGCTCTAAGTTAAGAAGTTATAGCACATTGGAAGAGTATAATGATGCCCTCTCAAGAGGAAGTAAAAACGGAGGTGTTGGCGCAATTATTGATGAACTACCTTATCTCAGACTCTTCCTCAAGAAGTACTGCAAGAAGTACATTATGGTTGGTCCAACATTCAAGACTGCTGGCTTTGGACTT GTATTTCCAAAAGGCTCGCCTTTGGTACCTGACTTCTCAAGAGCAGTCTTGAAGGTGAAAGAGGGAGGAGAGTTTACGAAAAACGGAATACAGAAATACTCTGGGAATGAAACAGATTGTCCTCAGAATGATGGAACATCTGATAGCCTCAGAGTAGATAGTTTTAAGGGTCTTTTCCTCATAGCTGGTGTATCAGCAGTTTCTGCTCTTCTCGTATTCTTTCTCATCTTCCTTTATCAGAACAGAGGAATCTTAGCGACTGATGATTCAATAGGGCAAAAGCTTTCAGCAATAGCAAAAGCCTTTAATGAAGAGAAAGATAACTCCAATTCTAAATCAGAAAAGCCATCTGAACGCAATGAAGAAAGCCAAATGACTACAGTAGTGTTCACAGCAAGTGAAGGTTCCACTGAAGCATTGCCCGATCTTCCTTCGCAAAGCCCAGAAATCAGAATTTCCAACGGTCTAGGAGCATCCCCTTCAGATGAAGGGTTCTCTACAACGGAACCTACAACTTCAGTTCATGAAAGCATTATATAG